GATGCCGGGCGAAACATCGCGGTGGCCGGACGCGGCGACTCGCAGCCGGTTGCCGACAATCGAAGCGCCGATGGCCGCTCGCAGAACCGGCGCGTGGAGATCGCGGTGTTTTCGTCGAACCCGGGCCAATCCGGCGTTTCACAGGCGGCCGCGCAATGACGTTTCTGATACGAGCGATCGGGCGAGTGACGTCCCGCGGGTGGTGGCGCTGCATCGGCGTCGTGCTGTGCATGGCGCTGATCGTTGCGCTGATAGGGGTGGGTGGACCGTTGCTGGCGCTGGGTTCGGTGCGTCCGCTGGAGAGCGTGCAAGCGCGCGGGTGGGTGATCGGGATGCTTCTCTTTCTTGGGTTTCTGCGACTGGTCTGGTGGTGGAGACGGCGCCGAGCGCGTGGCTTGCCGGCGGTCCGTGGCAGTCGCGCGCGCGACGCGACGTACGACGGCCTCGGTCACGACGACTCCGCGGTTGGTGCGCAGGATCGCACTGATCATGATGCCGCCGCAGTCGCCACAACTGCCGCAATTGACGAACTACGCGCCCGCTTTTTCGACGCATGCTCGCTGCTGCGGCGCGCGCGCTCGACGGGCAGCAGAGTCGCTGCATGGCTCGATGTCGTCACGGGGCAGTACGCGTATCGGCTGCCGTGGTATCTGGTAGTCGGCAACGCGGGATCGGGCAAGACGACGCTCATCGGTCGCGGTGGGCTCGAGTGGTCGATGGCCGAGCAAGTTGCGCGCGCTGCCGCCGGCCGCGTCGAACCGACCCGGCAATGCGAATGGTGGCTCGGCAACGATGCCGTGCTGATCGACACGCCCGGCCGTTATCTCGCCGCCGCCGATGCCTCCTCGCGGCTTCATGCCGAATGGCGCGAGCTGCTCGCGCTGTTGCGCAAACATCGTTCGCGGCAGCCGCTGAACGGCGTGCTGCTGACGGTCGCGATCGACGAATTGCTCGATCTCGATCCCGCCGCCCTGACCACCTACGCGACGCGTTTGCGCAAGCCGCTGCAAGCGATGCGTGACGTGCTCGGCATGCAGGTGCCGGTTTATCTGTGTTTTACGCGAATGGATCGTATCGGCGGATTCAGCGAGTATTTTTCGGCGCTCAATCGTGATGCCCGCGAGCAGGTTTGGGGGACCGCGTTTCCTTCTGATGAAGCGGGTGCGCAGCGCGATGCGGCCTCGCCGGGCAATGCGGTTGCCGTTGCGCTCGGTAATGCATTCGACGATGCGTTCGACGGTGCATTCGACGCGCTCGCGAAACGATTGAACGAAGGCCTGCGCGACGTTGTGATCGCCGATCCGGATCTGGACAGCCGCGCGCTCGCCTATATGTTCCCGCAGCAGTTCGCGAGCCTGCGCGATGTACTCGGCGGTTTCTGCTCGGCACTTTTTCAGACTTCGCGTCTGGAGGCCAATCTCTTTGCGCGCGGCGTGTATTTCACGAGCGCGGTTCAGGACGGGTTGACGGTCGATCGGGTGCTGGCGACGGTTGGGCGCGATCTGGGTGACGCGGTTTCCATTGCGGCGTTGACCTCGACCGTGTCTGCTGCGTCCACTGCGTCTGCCGCGTCCACTCGTTCCACACGCCGCGCGAGCCAGAGTTATTTCATCAAGCAGCTTCTGCGCGACGCGATCTTCGCCGATGCCGGTATTGCAGGCGCAAGCCGCGTGTCGTGGCGGCGACGGCTGTTCGCGCACACGGCGTTCGCGATATCCAGCGCTGCGCTGTTACTGACGCTGCTGACCGGCTGGGCAATCAGCTACGCCAACAATCGCGCGTATCTGGACGAAGTCGGCGCGCACGTCGTCGCGTTCGATCGAGATTCGCGCCAATCGATAGCGTCACCGCCAGATGCGCTGATGCCGCTGGTTCCGATGCTCGACGCACTTCGCGTTCTGCCGTATAGCGCGCGATTCGACACGGCCGCGCCGCCGCCACTGGGCTACGGACTCGGTCTGTATCCCGGCGCGAACATCGCCGCTGCAAGCGAAACCCTTTACCGTCGCGCGCTCGACGAAAAACTGCTGCCGCAGGCGGCCGCCCGTCTCGAACCGCTGCTGAGAACAGCCCCGCCCGACGACGACGAATATGCGTACGACGCGCTCAAGGCTTACCTGATGCTCCACGACGCCGCGCATTACGACGGCGGTTTTCTCGTCGCATGGCTGATGCTCGACGCGCAAAGGTCGTTGCCCGCCGACACGCCCGAGGTGCAACGCGCTCGTCTCGATGCGCACCTCAGCGCGCTGTTCGACGCACGTCCGCTTGCCTCGCCGTTCGCGCTGAATGCGGCGCTGGTGAGTCAGGTGCGCGAACGGCTCGCGCATGCGTCGCTTGCCCAGCGCATCTATCGGCAGATGCGCCGTGAACTGCTGCGCAGCGAACGCGGCGCGCCGATCAGCGTGGTCAGCGCGGGCGGCCCGCAAGCCGCGCTGGTGTTCCGGCGGACGAGCGGCAAGCCGCTTAGCGACGGCATTCCGAGTCTGTACACGTACCGCGGCTACTGGGACATGTTCGACAAGCGCGTCGCCGGCGCCACCGCGCAATTGCGTTCCGAGGAACCGTGGGTGCTGGGTATCGATGCCACAACGGCCGTCGATACCGCGCGTCTCGCGCTCGAAGTCAGGCGCGCGTATTTCTCCGACTACATCGACGTTTGGGATGCGTATCTCAACGACCTGTCGCTGGTGGACAGCACGTCGATCGCACAGAGTACGCGCATCGCCCGCACGCTGTCGGCGCCGGATTCGCCGCTCAGACAGTTTCTGCTCGCCGCCGCGCGGGAGACGCATTTGTCGCGCGCGGACACCGCCGACGGGCGCGCTGCCGCCGATGGGATGCGGCAGCAGCACAGCGGGGCGTTACGCCGTTCGCTGGCGGCGATGTTTGGCGGCGAAGCCGCGCGGGGTGCGTCCGGTGCTCGCGGTGTGCCGGGTGTGCCGGCTGAGTCCGTGGCGCCCGGCGCGCCCGGCGGATTCGACGCACCGCAAGCTGCGTTCGACACGCTGGACGCTCACCCCGAAGCCGTCGTCGATGAGCACTTCGCCTCACTGCGACGGCTCGTAACCTCCCCGGACGGTGCATCCGGCACAAGCCCCTTCGACGCTAACCTTCACGCGCTCGATACGCTGTACGGCTATCTAACCTCCGCGAGCGCCGCGCTCGACGGCGGCAATCCACCGCCATCCACCGATGTGTTCGACAAACTGCAAGCCGACGCCGGACGCCTGCCGACGCCCCTGCGCAACA
The sequence above is a segment of the Paraburkholderia sp. D15 genome. Coding sequences within it:
- the tssM gene encoding type VI secretion system membrane subunit TssM gives rise to the protein MTSRGWWRCIGVVLCMALIVALIGVGGPLLALGSVRPLESVQARGWVIGMLLFLGFLRLVWWWRRRRARGLPAVRGSRARDATYDGLGHDDSAVGAQDRTDHDAAAVATTAAIDELRARFFDACSLLRRARSTGSRVAAWLDVVTGQYAYRLPWYLVVGNAGSGKTTLIGRGGLEWSMAEQVARAAAGRVEPTRQCEWWLGNDAVLIDTPGRYLAAADASSRLHAEWRELLALLRKHRSRQPLNGVLLTVAIDELLDLDPAALTTYATRLRKPLQAMRDVLGMQVPVYLCFTRMDRIGGFSEYFSALNRDAREQVWGTAFPSDEAGAQRDAASPGNAVAVALGNAFDDAFDGAFDALAKRLNEGLRDVVIADPDLDSRALAYMFPQQFASLRDVLGGFCSALFQTSRLEANLFARGVYFTSAVQDGLTVDRVLATVGRDLGDAVSIAALTSTVSAASTASAASTRSTRRASQSYFIKQLLRDAIFADAGIAGASRVSWRRRLFAHTAFAISSAALLLTLLTGWAISYANNRAYLDEVGAHVVAFDRDSRQSIASPPDALMPLVPMLDALRVLPYSARFDTAAPPPLGYGLGLYPGANIAAASETLYRRALDEKLLPQAAARLEPLLRTAPPDDDEYAYDALKAYLMLHDAAHYDGGFLVAWLMLDAQRSLPADTPEVQRARLDAHLSALFDARPLASPFALNAALVSQVRERLAHASLAQRIYRQMRRELLRSERGAPISVVSAGGPQAALVFRRTSGKPLSDGIPSLYTYRGYWDMFDKRVAGATAQLRSEEPWVLGIDATTAVDTARLALEVRRAYFSDYIDVWDAYLNDLSLVDSTSIAQSTRIARTLSAPDSPLRQFLLAAARETHLSRADTADGRAAADGMRQQHSGALRRSLAAMFGGEAARGASGARGVPGVPAESVAPGAPGGFDAPQAAFDTLDAHPEAVVDEHFASLRRLVTSPDGASGTSPFDANLHALDTLYGYLTSASAALDGGNPPPSTDVFDKLQADAGRLPTPLRNMFGTLSRNASAQVGGALRANLAQDAQGGIGRLCRHMITGRYPFVRNSTHDVALDDFSKLFAPGGLMDDFFQKRLTSQIDASGARWRFRRDASGAASGDARLASAFQNADIIRTAFFPANTTTPTLRIEFVPLELDPAIAQYTLDVDGQTLRYAHGPQIPVTMQWPNPGGTGQVSLQIGTANGGNGVQGQQGLQGLQGGLVGGVQNTMQNSAQGGLQTQGPWALYRLLDKARVTPGATPESFVASFDFNGRKLSLRVTASSSYNPFRLPQMDAFSCPS